Sequence from the Saccharopolyspora pogona genome:
GGTCGAGCACGGCGGTGGCCTCGTCAAAGCGCGGTGAGCCGGCCCGCGCAGCGGTAGCCGAACGTCGTCGGCAGCGCCTGCTGCAGCAGAGAGCGGGCGATCATCACCGTGTGCCGATGCGGCTCGGCCAGCCGGGCGCATTCGTCCGCTGCAGCCCGGGTCGCCGTCCGCCACGACCTCGGGACCGTCGGCCCAGCGGATGCCGCCGGGCAGGGCGTAGAACGGGCCGACCGTCTGAGATGGCGTGGTGCCCGGGGGATTGGTGGCAGCCATCAGTCGTCGTCCTCCTCTTCCTCGTCCTCGAACACCGAGCCCGCACATCGGTCATTTCGCGCCTCCCTCGATGGTTGTTTTGAGCTCCCGCAGAACCGTCAGTTCGGCCTCGGTGGGCGGCTGCTGCATGGCGGGTTCGTCGACGGCCTTCAGTGGCCAGCCGACGGCCTTTCGGGCCTGCTCGACCGTGGCGCCGGGGCTGAGCTGGGTGAGGGTCAGCTCGCAGGTGTCCGGGTCCGGTTCCAGCACGCCCAGGTCGGTGATCACCTTGACCGGGCCGCGGCCGCGCAGGCCGAGCGCCTCCCGATCGCCCTTGCCGGTGCCGTAGCCGACCGAGGTGATGAAGTCGAGCTTTTCCACGAAGCTGCGCGGGTTCATCCGCATCACGATGAGGACTTCGCGGCAGGACGCGGCGATCTCCGGGGCGCCGCCGGCGCCGGGCAGCCTGACCTTCGGGTTCGCGTAGTCGCCGCCGATCACGGTGGTGTTGATGTTGCCGAAGCGGTCCACCTGCGCGCCGCCGAGGAATCCGGTGTCGATGCGGCCGGGCTGCAGCCAGTAGTTGAAGATCTCGGGCACGCTGATCACCGAGTCGGCGGTGTCGGCCAGCACGCCGTCGCCGATGGACAGCGGCAGCCGGCCGGGCTTGGCGCCGAGCGTGCCCGATTCGTAGATCAGCACCAGGTTCGGGGCGTGCGTGCGCCGAGCCAGGTTCGCCGCGGTGCTGGGCAGGCCGATGCCGACGAAGCACGCCGTGCCGTCGCGCAGCGACCGGGCGGCACCGACGGTCATCATCTCGTCGGCGGTGAATTCGGGGGAGCTCATCGGGCGCTCCTCTCGGTGCCGAAGACCTCGGTCTCCAGCCAGTTCTCGAACTGTTCGCGGTCCCGGCCGATCGGGTCCCACTGCTGGTAGTAGGCGTTGTCGCGCTCGTAGTAGCCCTGCGCGTAGGACGGGGCGGCGCCACCGGGGACCGCCGCGACGGCGGTGACCACCCACTGGGGCAGCACGACCGCGCCGGGGCGCGGGGTGAGCTCGTCGACGATCTCCTCGACGGTGACCAGCGAACGGGCCGAGGCCAGCACGGTCTCTTTCTGCACGCCGGTGATGCCCCACATCTGCACGTTGCCCGCCCGGTCGGCCTGCTGGGCGTGGATGATGCCGACGTCCGGGTTGACCGCCGGCACGGCGGCCAGCCGCTGGCCGGTGAAGGGGCATTCGATCGTCTTGATCGTGTCGGTCTGCTCGGGCAGGTCGGTGCCCGCGTAGCCGCGCAGCACGGCGAAGGGCAGCCCGCTGGCGCCGGCGGCGTAGCGGTTGGCCATGCCTGCGTGGCTGTGTTCCTCGATTTCCAGCGGTACCGGCCAGGAGTTCTGGATGGCGTCGCGGAAGCGGTGCAGCGAGCCGACGCCGGGATTGCCGCCCCAGGAGAAGATCAGCTTCCGCGCGCAGCCCGCCCCGATCAGCTGGTCGTAGACGATGTCGGGCGTCATCCGGATCAGGGTCAGGTCCTTGCGGCGCTGGCGGATGATCTCGTGCCCGGCCGCGACCGGGATCAGGTGGGTGAAGCCCTCCAGGGCCACCGTGTCGCCGTCATGGACCAGCTCCGCGATGGCCTCGTCGAGCTGCAGGATGCGTGCCACCCTGACCACTCCTCGCTGTGCGCATAGTGAACGTTTGTGCTTTATGCGAACAGTACGACAGTTCGACGGCACGGGTCAAGGACGGAATCGTGGTTTCGCCAGGTCGGAGGCCCGAAACGGGCGGCCCCGCCTAGCGCGGCGGAGGCGATGCCCCGCCGCCGGCACTTGCTGTCGACGAAGAAGCACGTGATCCGCCAGTCCGGAAGGGCTCCCAGATCGGCGAGGTACGCACGCCGTGCTTGATCCGCGGCTGCTCATCGGTCAGTCGAACTGGCACCAGCCGACGCAGGTCGGGCCGTCGTACACGAGGGCAGCGTGAGCTCGGCCTTGTCGCACTCGAGATTCCTTGCTGGCCCGGTTCTGCGCGGCCGTCTTCGTACGGCTCACGCCTTCGGAGTGGAAGGCCATGCGCCAGCAGCCGCCCCACACACCGTTGTGCCTGTCGACCAGCTCAGCGAGTCGGGCCAGGTGGCTCGATCCAGAGCTCTCACCCACAAGCCTGTCACGTGGCTTCCCCTCAACTGCGAACGCCCGCGCGTCACTGTCAGAGGTAGCCAGTCTCGGGCAGGCCGGAGCAGGGCAGGTCGAAGACGTTGACCGCCGCGTCGGCGGCGGCGGTCGCCTGCTGGTAACCGGTCTCGCCCCAGGCGAGCAGGTCGCCGGCCTTGCCCGGGTGGACCAGCAGCCGCCGGTAGATCCGTCCGCTGTCCGGGTCGGGCTCCGACGGGTGCACGGTGGTGATCAGCGCGGCCATCCGGACCTGGGCGTACGGCGAGATGCCGTCGTCCACGCACTGGTAGCCCAGGTAGTGCGGTTCGCCGATGTCGACGGTGACCTCTTCCATGGTCTCCCGGCGCAGGATGTCGACATACTCGGCCTCGCCGGGCTCCGGTCGACCGCCCGGCAGCGAGTGCTTGTTGCCGTCGAGGCGGATCAGCAGCCGCCCGTCCGGGACGAACAGGAACCCGTACACCTGCCGCACCGGCAGGCCCTCGGGCACAGCGCTGGTGTGCCAGGTGAACTTGGGCATTGCTGCAGGTCCCTTCCACGGAGCTGGGAAAGATCACCTTAACCGAGGAACCAGCGGAATCCCCCGATCGCCGCGCGGCGGCTCAACCGAAATCCCGCACGATCTTGCCCACCGAACCGGAGCACAGGCCACGGGCCGCGTCCCGACCGGCAGCACCTCGTGCACGTGCGGCACTCAACGGGATTCGCTGTATATGCCGAGTTCTGCGCAGGTCGAGGCGTCGAGGTAGTCGAGGGCGAGGCGGCGGAAGACGTAGTCGGGCAGGGAGTGGGCGTACTCGATGTCCGGGTCGGTCACCGGGCCGCGCGGTTCGAACTGCATGCCTGCGTACTTCGCCACGTACTTCTCCAGTGGCACCCCGTGCTGCAGGCCCAGCGACACGGCGGCCGACAAGCTGTCCAGGAAGCCGCTGAGCGGGCTGCCCTGCCGGTCGACGCTCACCCAGACCTCGCCGAGCTTGCCGTCCGGATAGGCGTTGGTGGTGAGATGGCCCGTGACGCCGCCGATGTCGAAGCGGACCGTGTAGCCGCGGCGGCGGCGCGGCGGGTGCTGCCGCGCCACGCTCTGGTCCATCCGGATGATCCGGCGCGAGTGCGCCGGGGCGACGTCGGTGCGGGCCATGCCGGGAGGCGCTCCTTCGGATCGGTCGTCCTTTATGGACAATGCGGGACCGTACCTCAGCGCTGCGCCGGTGATGCGCTCGGGCGGCGGCTCGCGTGCAGCGTTCTGTTCGACAGCGCCACGGAGGTGCCGAAACCGGCGCTGATCCGGGCCAACGTGGCGCACAGCCATTCGGCGTCGGCGGCCGAGGCGGGGTGCAGGCGCATCCGCCTGGCCTGCAT
This genomic interval carries:
- a CDS encoding NUDIX domain-containing protein, which gives rise to MPKFTWHTSAVPEGLPVRQVYGFLFVPDGRLLIRLDGNKHSLPGGRPEPGEAEYVDILRRETMEEVTVDIGEPHYLGYQCVDDGISPYAQVRMAALITTVHPSEPDPDSGRIYRRLLVHPGKAGDLLAWGETGYQQATAAADAAVNVFDLPCSGLPETGYL
- a CDS encoding TSCPD domain-containing protein: MARTDVAPAHSRRIIRMDQSVARQHPPRRRRGYTVRFDIGGVTGHLTTNAYPDGKLGEVWVSVDRQGSPLSGFLDSLSAAVSLGLQHGVPLEKYVAKYAGMQFEPRGPVTDPDIEYAHSLPDYVFRRLALDYLDASTCAELGIYSESR
- a CDS encoding CoA-transferase subunit beta, which translates into the protein MSSPEFTADEMMTVGAARSLRDGTACFVGIGLPSTAANLARRTHAPNLVLIYESGTLGAKPGRLPLSIGDGVLADTADSVISVPEIFNYWLQPGRIDTGFLGGAQVDRFGNINTTVIGGDYANPKVRLPGAGGAPEIAASCREVLIVMRMNPRSFVEKLDFITSVGYGTGKGDREALGLRGRGPVKVITDLGVLEPDPDTCELTLTQLSPGATVEQARKAVGWPLKAVDEPAMQQPPTEAELTVLRELKTTIEGGAK
- a CDS encoding CoA transferase subunit A, with translation MARILQLDEAIAELVHDGDTVALEGFTHLIPVAAGHEIIRQRRKDLTLIRMTPDIVYDQLIGAGCARKLIFSWGGNPGVGSLHRFRDAIQNSWPVPLEIEEHSHAGMANRYAAGASGLPFAVLRGYAGTDLPEQTDTIKTIECPFTGQRLAAVPAVNPDVGIIHAQQADRAGNVQMWGITGVQKETVLASARSLVTVEEIVDELTPRPGAVVLPQWVVTAVAAVPGGAAPSYAQGYYERDNAYYQQWDPIGRDREQFENWLETEVFGTERSAR